The following proteins come from a genomic window of Diorhabda carinulata isolate Delta chromosome X, icDioCari1.1, whole genome shotgun sequence:
- the LOC130902003 gene encoding cyclin-K, which translates to MPGWYFDKKELRNTPSAQDGIDYKTEMRYRKEGARLIINTGSKMDLGYNTMATGVVYYHRFYMFHSFKQFPRYVTACCCLFLAGKVEETPKKCKDIIKTARSLLTDQKFATFGEDPKEEVMTLERILLQTIKFDLQVEHPYQYLLKYAKCLKGDKSKLQKMVQMAWTFVNDSLCTTLALQWEPEIIAVALMYLAGKLSKFEVVDWIGRNSKHCRWWDMFVEDVTLDLLEDICHQVLDLYSQADNTNAADSPPPSSQKGAPAVLPVSNRTSNGHEKICSPDQPAPVNIKIPPPSEIPQFPYQTFTGGPPPVPMYPTPVSAFSSAPVLAAAHPPHLTGPPPGPPPHITAPPPTVFPYVNHPPPFVPPVVSSGAPPFYPANAPPPAQPQHRPFYPPPT; encoded by the exons ATGCCTGGgtggtattttgataaaaaagaactaAGGAATACACCATCAGCTCAGGATGGTATAGATTATAAGACTGAAATGCGATATCGTAAAGAAg gAGCCAGGTTAATAATAAACACTGGTTCCAAAATGGACTTGGGATACAACACAATGGCAACTGGAGTAGTTTATTATCACAGATTTTATATGTTCCACTCGTTCAAACAGTTTCCAAGATATGTTACAGCATGCTGCTGTTTATTCCTCGCTGGCAAAGTAGAAGAAACCCCAAAGAAATGCAAAGATATAATTAAAACGGCAAGGAGCTTACTCACAGATCAGAAATTTGCTACATTTGGAGAGGATCCAAAAGAGGAG GTAATGACATTAGAAAGAATTTTACtccaaacaataaaatttgatcTTCAAGTTGAACACCCCTACCAGTACCTGTTAAAATATGCCAAATGTCTTAAAGGTGACAAAAGCAAATTGCAGAAAATGGTCCAAATGGCATGGACTTTTGTAAATGATAGTTTATGTACAACATTAGCCTTACAATGGGAACCTGAAATAATTGCAGTGGCATTGATGTATTTGGCTGGTAAACTTAGTAAATTTGAGGTAGTTGATTGGATAGGAAGAAATTCAAAACATTGTCGATGGTGGGATATGTTTGTTGAAGATGTTACTTTGGATTTATTAGAAGATATTTGCCATCAG GTATTAGATTTATATTCCCAAGCAGATAACACAAACGCAGCAGATAGCCCTCCACCATCTTCACAAAAAGGGGCCCCTGCTGTTTTACCTGTGTCTAATAGAACTTCAAATGGCCATGAGAAAATATGTTCTCCAGATCAACCAGCTCCTGTTAACATCAAAATTCCACCGCCATCAGAAATTCCTCAATTTCCTTACCAGACTTTTACTGGGGGCCCTCCACCAGTACCTATGTATCCTACACCAGTTAGTGCATTTTCTTCAGCTCCTGTATTGGCAGCCGCGCACCCGCCCCATTTAACAGGTCCTCCACCTGGACCACCACCTCATATAACTGCTCCACCACCAACAGTATTTCCTTATGTTAACCATCCTCCACCATTTGTACCTCCTGTTGTATCTTCTGGAGCACCTCCGTTTTACCCAGCAAACGCTCCTCCGCCAGCTCAACCCCAGCATAGGCCATTCTATCCTCCCCCTACATAG